The following nucleotide sequence is from Clupea harengus chromosome 17, Ch_v2.0.2, whole genome shotgun sequence.
GGTGCTCGCAGGATTAAAGGTTACGTACGAAAAAAACTGGTGAGAGCAAAACAGGAAGAGGGTCCTCATACCTGATAAGACCTTATGGCTGAAAATGGCTGATCATCGCTATAAGGTTTCACAGTTTCAGTGAAAATGTATACATTCTCCTCTCACATACTAGATGTCATGGCTAGTTTCACCTTCcaacataaatacaaataataaacagcaacaaaatgattattaatacaaatgaaaaaatcACTCTTTTGATACAATTATCAATACATTACGTTGAAATTTGTGAAAATAACTGTCTTTTAATATGTGGCACAACAGATTTGGCATTTTGTGCATAGATGTTTTTGCCAACTGCTCACCAATGACTTCGTGGTGAGGTCAGTGGGGTAAGAGCCACCCCTGTGCCCAACAATCTTCCCCCAAACTGGCATGAGAATGGTGGAGGCATCATCGGATACACGGGGAAGTCCAGTCTCTGATTAAGCCATGTACCTTGCACTAAGCCCGCACACTTGTGTGGCAATACTGGGTGCTGCCTTCCAAGCATGCAGTCATAAGATCCATGTTTATGTTACCCATCTCATACTGTACTCCTGCCAGTTACACTCACATGACACAGCCAATCATTCATGGTCATTCGTTAGCAGTGGTACCCTCCTAGACCATACAAGGTATGGCCATGTATGGATGCCTTTACAGTTGTGTATCTTCACACAAAAGCAATGCAGTGGGGCAATGGAAAAGAGAATAAGTCCCAGTGTGCAAATGGATGGGGGCTTTCCATTATCATAGACCCCCCATACACATCTTCTAAAAATGTCAGGGTGTCACCTTACTGGGGATATTTATAACTGTGATGAATTCGTTCGGAGCGGGGCACTCCCTCACCCTGACTCTACCTtctaagctctctctctttctctttctctctctccctctctctttggacGTACCATGTGACGGTGTCTGCACTTTGATCCCCTGTTCTGCCCTACATGTGGGTGAGGTGGAGCTTCCATGTTCTTCTGCAGTAGACCTGGGTGAAGAGACACTTCAGCCGGAGAGcctctgtccgtccgtccgacCTCCCATCCACCCAACCCCTCGATCTCAGGACTGTCCGCAGCCCCCATGATCCAGCACCCGAACCCGCCGCCCGCAAGATCCTAAAACCTTCTCCCAATCACCCCTCCTAAGACATCTTAGGAACCCTAACCCTCGGAAAGGAACCCTTCAGAAGGTGGTtggttttcctttctttttccacaagttgctctctcttctccttcagtAAAAAGGGGCGTGCAAGGAAAACGGCAATGGCTCAGAAACTGGACGCGCTGGAGGGCGAGACGGCGGTCCTGACGCTGCTGGAGCGCGTGGCGGGCATCATCGACAACGTCCAGGCGTGCCAGACGCGCATGGAGGAGCGGCAACTGGAGCTGGAGGCCTGCGTCAAGACCATCCAGTCTGACGTGGCCAAGCTGGCCAAGGACCACACGGTCACCAACAGCGTTGTGGAGAAGCTGCTGGACAAGACGCGCAAGGTCAGCTGCCACATCAAGGACGTGCGCGTGCGCGTAGAGAAGCAGAACGACCGGGTCAAGAAGGTGGAGGAAACCCAGAGTGAGCTCCTCATGAAGAATAAGTTCAGGGTCGTCATCTACCAGGTGAGACCAGCAGGTTTAAAAGAAGAAGCAGTTTGATTGAGCACTAAGAGGAATAGTAGGACTGGATGTCTACAGactagtttgtgtgtgattcCTACTTCTATTTATAATACTCATATTTTGTGGATTTTATCACGCAAAGCTGCATATCTAGCTGTAAACAGCATGCGCAGTGGCCGGTTGTTAGTTGTGTGTGATTCCTACTTCCATTTTTGTCCTCTGGATGTCTGTCTTGCCAGTGAGAGGCTAAACTGACACTTGTGATATCAGCACAAGCTAAAACTAGCCACTAGAGAGGTAGATTTCAAAGAGTTTGCCTGAAGCGAGTTCCTTAGTGATAGGGTACTGACTTAAAAGCCAACGACACTTTGACAAAAAGGGAGAATCAAAACGACACTCTGTAATTGTTTTGCTTGGTAGAGAGGCTTtgttccccccacccccctggccTTGACTGTTAGTATCTGACAGTCCACCGGTGACCTGATTATTTCAGCCTCCAGCTTGACTTGGCAGAGCACAAGATAAATGGCCAGGCACCAAAAGGTTAGACGTTGCCCTTACGAAAGTTAATATAGGGAGGCCTGCCAACGCCAATCTAGGAGGGCTGGGCTGTCAGTCCTCCAAGCTCCACTCCGAACCTCTTTTTGGCTCAGGGGGTCAGACACTAAACCATGCCGCCATCTTGTTTTAGAACAGAGGGATCATTGTGGGAGGAGTCACAGGGGTGTGTAGACGATGCCATTCATTGCATTAAACCACTAAATACTTGACCATTATCTCAGCTGCGTGCCTCACCAAAGTTGGACCATGAGTTTATGAATATACACATGACGACAATCCAAGAGGATATCTATAAGACACATTATACACTTGCTGACTTATCGAATGCTGAAATTACTTCAAGTTAATGAAGTAAACTAGGAAGACATACTATCCACCTACATATTTACAATTATACCCAGGACattgcagtgtctatttctgtCTGGGCCATCTATaacctaacccctaaccctattTATATAGATTCCAAACATACCAAGTTTAATTCACCTAATACATTTTTAAGTCAGATTTTCACTGCAATCTCTTTTCAAACAATAAGTAACAGATTGAGAAACACTAATGCGTAATTGCAGATTAATTACAATTAAAAAGACTAATTGAACAGGTGGCTGAATTGCAGCCCGGGACAACACTGACCCAGGGTCAAAGAGTGCAATAAGTCAAAGGTGATCCAATCATTCAAAGCCAAGGAAGGGAACACAGATATACGTATATGATAATGTCATCTGTTTTGAGCTTATTTAAAACATTACTATAGGTAGTACCTGATAAAAAGCTGTCCAGGATAAAATTCTACTCTGTTTGTGGTCATGTAAAGTAATGGCTTTATAGGTCATCTGTGTTAGCATGAATTACTACCATCATGCATTACAACTTAAAAATGTTGAAAGCTCTTTAGCTTTGTGTGATAAGTGTGAGTTTTAAGCAGAATCACTTGTTTTCATATCAGACTACCCTTGGCATAACAGCAGTCAGTGGCAACAAGCAGGATACATCATAAATGTTTGGATGGTAGGAATGACTCACTGTTAACCATCCCATTCATATCAATGAACAGATACAGCAATAAACTGAATACGAAGCTAGTAGTAGGTAGATAGTAGAAGGTAGTTCTTGAAGGATTACATGAACTCATGTATTTAGTTGGTCCTTGCTTATATCCCTTCACTATTTGTCcttgacatcatcatcatcatcacacttGCAAAAGATGATAATACACATCAGTCTGGTGCAAACCTTCagttctctgctctgctcataCTCGGCTCAGCGTGTCCTGTGTGCTGAAGCATACTGCACCAGGTCACCAGCTCAGGCAACCCGACAGCTGACAGTTTGTTCAGAGTTATTCTGAGAGCGTGCGCTGTGAAGCCACACATTTCCTAATATAGTACTCATGTTTGACGCAGCAACGGTCGAAAAAGCCCCTTGCAGAAAAGCGACACTCTCTCGCCTCGAAGCACAAAGCCACAGCCATTAGTAATTATTGATCCGGATATAGACGTGAAGCATTGCTGCCTGCAATGGTGCAAGCATTAAGAGATACGTGCGTAACAGACACTGCAGAGTCAACTGCAGGGGAGTTTCTAAAAGCCTCTGTAAACAGCTCAGATAAACCCAGCCATGCATCTGATGAGAGTGCTGTATTAAGTGGCTGTGGGGAAATAACAGAGCATGTATCTTCTTAATGGTTTGTGAGACGTGCTGCAAAAGGGGGTGATATTGGCTGCCGGCTGTGACCGGTTGGCCCCTCCGGTGCAGAGGGGGCCATCATGCAGCTGgtaatgtgagtgagtgcactgCAGTCAGATATTTGTAAATGTCAACGTGTGACAAGCTGGTGTCATATATGCTTACACAACACCTTGGCCCGCATGTTCATGTTAGGAGTCTGTGCGATCAGAATGATGAATATTTCATCAACTGATATGTCGTCAAAATACACACCGTCAGGTTTTACTGATGTCGAGTTGTTACATAAGTTTGGCATGACTCTCACTGACAGCCATGTTAGCACTGGAGATACTGCTGTTCCTATTAGATGAATGTATTAAAACGTGCTGACATAGAGTAATTATGTCTACACACCAGTCATGATTTTAGAATAATGTTCATCATTTTTTTCAGTGTTAGATAATCATCTTCATTTTAGGGACAGTTCCTCTCTCAGGAATTTGTGGGATGAATTCTGTGATAATTGCACCACGAAGGCAGAAAATATCACTTGTACTAATTGGTTAACTGTTCTATTATGGCTTTTCTTTGTTGCTTTTTGCAATGTGGGAACTGCCCAGGGAATTACAATATGGGGATTGCTATAAAAAATAACTATAATTGTTTTGTTAcggtgtgtctggttgggaggtgcaaagaaaagatgttttgtcacaatgtttaacattctattgtgtttccgttgTGGTTCGTGCGCTTCaataagtgttttcatttcaagttgtcattgtacgaactaagccttaactgtcaattcgcgtgacccttatataactataaataagacaaacgaactaatcagttcagccaattcaagcgtattatttgatgttcgtgttatctacagctaacctgcatacatctggaccttaacaaggcatcgttggtatgttttatcctttgttgtgaattttgtgagatacaatatatgtttatttaacctatcgtaactgtatgcaatgactatatgtttatgctagaattgatttgtctatgtcttttgtaaatttcagttttacacttcctatctattatcattaaacctgtggactacgtacatcttcagagtcgtgatttgtaggaagagtttagctggctgtcagcgtagagcttaccgaagacggcacagTAAAACAACGGGCTTTCAACAGGCAAGATAACGCAACGCAAGCTAACAGCTAACGCCATGTCGTCGCCAAGGGCAACCAGTGGACGCACATCTTTAAATACACGCTCGGAAGCTCAGTGCTCAGTGAGATCCAGCGCATCATCCATAAGGTCTGCGGCAGTCAAAGCTAGAGCAAGAGCCGAAGCAGCAAAGGCACGTCTGCTCTACTTTGAAGAAGAGGCTAAATTGAAATTGAAGTTGGAATTGCTTAGGCATAAAAGAGAGGCAGCTGCAGCCATTGCTGAAGCGGATGCACTTGAGGCTGCTACTGATGAGAatagtgagggagacaggtgtgGGCTAAACATGGACTCTGTCCCATTGGTGGCTTCAGAACGCACAAAGCGATATGTGGCTGAACACATCAAAGCTGAGTCGTATCTGCATCAGAACAACACTACTCcacatcctctcccctcacagcaGCCTCTCATCCACACAGAAGAGTATATCCATGGGCCACTAGCCAGGATGTGTGAAGATGCTGATCCGCCTCGCGTCGGGTTCAGCGGTGAGCATGTTGATCCTGCACGCTATTCCAGGCCACATAGTTGCAACAGTCCTTCTCCTGCATGTTATGCCATACCACCGAGCTCTGATAATGGCTATTCACATGTAAATGACTTTGTAAGATATTTAGCCCGCCGTGAACTTGTGGCTACAGGCCTACTTCATTTTAACGACAAGCCACAAAACTACAGAGCATGGAAACGCTCCTTTCTGAATGCCATCAGTGGCCTTAATCTGACACCGAGTGAGGAGATGGATCTTCTGTTTAAGTGGCTGGGCAAGGAGTCAGCAGAACACATTGAACAGATAAGAGCAATCCACATACACCACCCAGAAGCAGGACTGGCCATGACATGGAACAGGCTCGAACAAACGTACGGCTCAGCAGAAGTAATAGAAAATGCTCTGTTCAAACGCATTGACAGCTTCCCAAAAGTAACAAGCCGAGATGGATCTATGCTGACGAAGCTGGGCGATCTATTAATGGAACTGCAGGCAGCTAAGGGTGAAGGAGACCTGCCCGGCCTCGCTTTCCTTGACACGGCGAGGGGCGTCAACCCAATCGTACAGAAACTCCCATCTCGCCTTCAGGAGAGGTGGGCGACAGCAGGCGCAGCCTACAAGCGTCAGCAACAGGTGAATTATCCTCCCTTTGCCTTCTTTGTGGATTTTGTCTGCCAGCAGGCATGCATTATGAACGATCCCAGCTTCAACTTCATTGCCAGCACAGACACGGCTCCCTGGACAGAGAAAACAGCATGGAAGCCAAACAGACAGCGAGAGGTCTCCGTTCACAAGACAGAGGTATCCCCCAGAGCCACATCTGACATGGGTGAGCCACCTACAAACAACGGTGATAAACTGTGTCTACTGCACAACCTGCCACACCCTCTGCGTAAGTGTCGGGCATTTAGAGAGAAGACCATTGAAGAGCGCAAAACACTGCTCAAAGATAACAATGTGTGCTTTAAATGCTGCTCTTCATCATCCCACATAGCAAAGTACTGCAAGATTAACGTACAGTGTTCTGAATGTAAGAgcgacagacacaacacagcacttcACCCTGGACCTGCACCCTGGAAACAAGAGGTCGGCCATGCTTCTGAGCACGgcggggagcaggagggagctTCACCACAGTCTCATGTCAACAACAAATGCACTAAAGTCTGCGGTGGCGAGCTCACAGACCGCTCGTGCTCGAAGATATGCCTCGTCAAAGTGTATCCGACTGGCCATAGAGAAAAAGCAGTGAAATTGTATGTGATCCTGGACGAACAGAGCAACAGGTCACTGGCTCGCTCACAGTTCTTCGACGTGTTCAACGACCAAAGTCCAAGCGCTCcatacacactgagaacatgtgCTGGAGTGAAGCAATCAGCAGGCAGAAGAGCCAATGCTTATGAAGTAGAATCCTTTGATGGAACTGTTCGCATACCATTACCAAGTCTCATAGAATGTAATGACATCCCGAACAACAGAGAGGAAATTCCAACCCCCGAAGTGGCTCTCCATCATGCTCATCTAAGGTCATTGGCACACCGCATCCCAGACATCGACCCCCAAGCCCCCATCATGCTTCTCTTAGGACGGGACATTATCAGAGTGCATAAAGTCCGCAAACAGGTGAATGGCTCTCACAACCTGCCCTTTGCACAGAAGTTGGACTTGGGGTGGGTCATTGTTGGAAATGTGTGCCTAGGCAATGACCACAAACCACTGACAATCAGCACGTTtcacacgaacaccacagagCTGAAACGCTCTACCTTCTTTGCGCCACGCCCCGACGGGTTCCATGAGAACGAGAACTTTAACAGCGTCCAAGCCACTGGTGAGCCCCCAGCGTGTCCTGCGGACCAGCCCACCTGTGAAGCCGACCACCTTGGATGCACGGTGTTCAGGCAGATCAAGGATGACgaccaggtggctctctccattAAGGTGCTGGTGACTTTCATGGCAGAGGCAGCGGTGATCATCAATGCCAGGCCACTTGTTCCAGTGACAACGGACCCTGATGACCCGCTCGTGCGCACCCCAGCAGCTCTTCTCACGCAGGGGTCGGGCATTCTTCCAGCTCCTGGTGGTGGGTTCGGAGTTGCCAGCCTCTGCAGGTCCCAGTGGCAACGGGTTCAGCACCTGTCAAACACCTTTTGGGACCGCTGGAGGAAGCGGTTCCTCCCAACACTACAGGCGCGCAACAAGTGGCAGTCCAGCCAGCCAAACATTCAGCCAGGAAGTGTTGTTCTCCTTAAGATCAGCCAAGCACGCAGGAATGTATGGCCTCTTGGACTGATAACACAGGCCATCCCTGGCAAGGACAGTAAAGTGTGCCAGGTAGAGGTGAAGATCGTTAAACCAGATGGGACTAGCCTCTTTGTTGGGCCGGGCACTGAAGTAGTGCTCCCTCTGCCTCCAGAGGCAGGGTAAACGGACTGTGCATGGATTTTGGGGTGACGTGTATCCACGTCAGGCGGGGAGTGTTTTGTTAcggtgtgtctggttgggaggtgcaaagaaaagatgttttgtcacaatgtttaacattctattgtgtttccgttgTGGTTCGTGCGCTTCaataagtgttttcatttcaagttgtcattgtacgaactaagccttaactgtcaattcgcgtgacccttatataactataaataagacaaacgaactaatcagttcagccaattcaagcgtattatttgatgttcgtgttatctacagctaacctgcatacatctggaccttaacaaggcatcgttggtatgttttatcctttgttgtgaattttgtgagatacaatatatgtttatttaacctatcgtaactgtatgcaatgactatatgtttatgctagaattgatttgtctatgtcttttgtaaatttcagttttacacttcctatctattatcattaaacctgtggactacgtacatcttcagagtcgtgatttgtaggaagagtttagctggctgtcagcgtagagcttaccgaagacggcacaATAATAGTAACTATAATAATGTGTGGCAATgctttcataaaaaaaaactccactgaTGCACCCTTGTCAGCATGCGTCTGAGACAGCAGACGTGTGACAGATATGACAGGTTTGGAAAATGACTCATTTCCCAGCCAGCTGACAACATGTAGACATTGCGCATATGGGGTGATAAACGCCAGCAAATGGCTTCTAATTCCGAGGGACCAGTGAGATTTGATTATTAGATGTTCAACACAATTAAAATATGACAGGTGCAGacatctctctgttttccccgAGCActttcatctttctttttttatatataaagaAATGGGGAACATGTATAATTCAATGCTTGATATAATTTCCCTTAGTTTTTTAACCCATGAGTTACTCAATATGATTAAAAGACAACAGATATTATATGATTCAGCTATTCTGATTAAATTATTCAAGATTTTCATTTCTAACTATGGTTACAAAAACAGTGAAGTTCAAGCAATTCAATGTTGAAATAACAGGTTAACTTGGCTAAGAGGAGTAATGCTACTTTCCATGTTATAATGGAATTGCCAGTTTATACATTTCCtcacattttgtatttgtcttgAGATCAAGCAACAAAGTTTTTGCTAAGTTAATTTTGCTAAGATTCAGACTCCCTTCAGCCTAGCATGCCAAggtacagatacacatatactTACCAAAGAAGCTCTAATAACTTTGAACTTTTAGAATAGAAAAAACAAATATACCACAACATTGCAATTTTCATTCTAATAGATGGCAGAAGACTACATCATAATAGCAACCATGACAACAAAGGAGATGATGTGCCTGATGATGACAATGGTCATCAATATTTATTTCAATGATGATGATCGTAATAAGAATAATGATGATAACAATGCGATCTTCCTCTTTCTTGTAGGGTGACAAAGAAGTCCGGGAAGTGACAGCCGCTAAGCCAGCCCCCAAGGAAGCCACCCCAGATGCCAAAGAGGAAGCAGTTGAAGCCCCAATAGACTCCGACGAGGAGTACATGGTGGTGCAGGAGGGCGACTCGGCCTCCGCAGCCACCCGCATGAAGAAGTCGGGCCTGAAGCGCATCGAGAGCATGAAGGCCACCTTCTCACGCGAGAACATGAGCAAGACCAAGGAGAACTTGGGCACCAACTTCAACAAGCTGGGCGAGCGCATCGTGAGCACCGAACGTCGCGAGAAAATCCGCCAGTCCGGCGAGCGCATGAAGCAGTCGGGCCAGCACCTGAAGGAGACCATCACCAAGAACGTGCCGGAaaagctgaagctgaagaaggagaggaCTGTGGCCGAGGGCCAGGAGGGAGCGGAGGGCTCTACGGAGGGGGCCGCACCCGTGGCCCCGCCCAAGGGCCGCAAGGCCAATGACGTCGCCTACAACGAGGTGGCAttagaaaaggaggaggaagctgagggaaaaggagaggaatcGGAAGTGCCGATGTACGACATGAAGCATCTCTCCTAAACAGGGAACGAcgcaggggagagaaaaaaacgacgGGGACTGTTTGATTGGTGATGGAAATGTATTTTGCCAAATGGGAGTTTGGTGTGCTAGCGGTTCCCGTTTGGATCGATCGACTACTCCAAGTGGGAAataaatggaaagagagagttggCAACTGAGTGGAAAAGAAAGAATGCTGGTACAGCAAAGGGC
It contains:
- the cavin4b gene encoding caveolae-associated protein 4b, producing the protein MAQKLDALEGETAVLTLLERVAGIIDNVQACQTRMEERQLELEACVKTIQSDVAKLAKDHTVTNSVVEKLLDKTRKVSCHIKDVRVRVEKQNDRVKKVEETQSELLMKNKFRVVIYQGDKEVREVTAAKPAPKEATPDAKEEAVEAPIDSDEEYMVVQEGDSASAATRMKKSGLKRIESMKATFSRENMSKTKENLGTNFNKLGERIVSTERREKIRQSGERMKQSGQHLKETITKNVPEKLKLKKERTVAEGQEGAEGSTEGAAPVAPPKGRKANDVAYNEVALEKEEEAEGKGEESEVPMYDMKHLS